The segment CACACGCACATCTTTCAGGGCAGCTTGCTTCTCAACCTGAATAGCCGCGCGGGCATCATCAATAATTTTATCCGCTGCCTTTTTTGCCTCGGCCTGCGCATCATCCTTCATGCGGTTGGAAGCTTCGCGGGCTTCTTTCAAAATTTTGTCGCGCTCTTCGCGGGCTTCCTTAAAAAGTTTTTCATTGTCGGCTTGTATGCGCGCCATTTCGGCACGCGCACGCTCGGCTGTTTCCAGTGCGTTCTTAATAGATTCCTCACGCTCTTTGAGCGATCCGAGTATTGGCTTCCAGGCAAAACGGGCCAGCAATAGCACCAGTAACAGGAAAACAAATGCTTGCCAAATGATGAGGCCGGTGCCGGGTGTTAGAAGTTCCATATATCTTAAATTCTATAGGTGTTTCTTTAAAATGAAGGACTTGCCTGGCCCATTGCCATTGGCAAGTCCTTCGTGGCCATTAGCCTTTGAACGAAATCAGCAAGCAAATAACGAGTGCGAAAAGAGCAGCCACCTCGATAAGTGCAGCGATGATCAGCATGGCGCCCTGGATTTTACCAGAAGCTTCAGGCTGACGTGCCATACCTTCCATAGCGGAGCCACCGATTTTACCGATACCGATTCCAGCGCCAATTGCAGCCAGACCAGCACCGATACCAGCGCCCATAATTGCATAGCTGATGTCCAATAAAAGTGCAGTTAACATTTTGTTATGTGTTTAAGTGAAACAAGCCCTGGCGTTTCCGCCAGGGATATCTTTAAATAATCTTAGTGATGCTCGTGATCGGCCGTAGCCATACCAATATAAAGCGATGTGAACAACGTGAACACATATGCCTGTATACCGGCCACCAACAATTCAATAAGATTTATAAATAATACAATGAGGCTTGATACCAGGCCCACTGCAATACTTTGAAAAATAAAGGCCAGGCTTATTAAACTTAACAATACAATATGCCCTGCCGTAATGGCCACAAAAAGACGAATGGTCAATGAGATGGGCTTTGTAAACACACCTACAATTTCAACCGGGAGTATAACTAACCTTAAAGGCAACGGCACACCGGGCGTCCAAAAGATGTGACCCCAATAAGCTTTGTTGCCATTCACATTAGTGAGAATGAATGTAAATACAGCAAGCGTTAACGTAACTGCAATATTTCCTGTGAGGTTACCTGCGCCCGGCAACAGCCCTAATAAGTTTCCAAAAAGGATAAAGAAGAAAAGTGTGAGCAAGTAAGGAAGAAACTTTTCGTAATGGTGACCAATGTTTGGCTTTACAACCTCATCGCGAACAAATACAATAATAGGTTCAAGAAACGATTGAACGCCACTGGGAGCCTTGCCCGAATTTTTCTTAGCGGCCTTAGCGGCTGAAAGAAAAACCACAACAAGCAGTGTTGCGTTGATCAGCAACATGGCTACGTTTTTGGTAATTGAAATATCAAATACTGCTTTACCCGAATCGGCTAAATAAATATGACCATGGTCGAGCTTGTAGCCATTGTATTCTACTACATGGTGATGCTCATCATAAAAGTTTTTCGATGAGAATATCTCAAGTCCACGTTCAGCAGAGTATACGATTACCGGCAGGTAAAGTGTACCGTAATGCCCATCCCAAAAGTGCCAGGTGTGGTCGTCCAAAACGTGGTGAATAATCACTTCGCTGGCATTGAATGCACCACCTTCTTCGGCCGATCCGGAAGCCTTGGAAAAAGAAGAAAAGACAACAGAAAATACGAGCGCAACGGTTAAAAAGAAAGAACTGAATTTTCGGGTTAAAACGCTCATTTTGGCCAGATTAGGGGGTTTAAAATCCGACCGCAAAGGTATTAATTAAACCATGAGAATGAAATGTTTTGATTTTTTTTTGGGCTGTTTCAGGTGTTCACTTTACGCCACAAAAAAACCACTTCCAGTGCCGTAAAGATTATGTAGGCGATCATGAAAAACACAACATTTTCGATGGCTCCGGGACGATCTTTCCAAATAACAATTCCCAGGTAAACTCCATACGCCAAAAGCTTAAGCGCAATGGTAGCCAGGTAAAGTTGAACAAAAGAATCAGGGTTGCCGGAACGTACCTTTAGCAAGAAGTGGTAAAGTCCACCGGTTCCAATGGCCAGTAAAGCCAGGGTTTGAAAATAGAACGAAGGCTGATGCGCAAGAGTCATGCCCACAACTACGGCCACTACAACTACAATCCCAATAGCGATAAGAAATCGAAGCACAGATCAGGATTTATCAATTGACCGGTACAACTGAAACATCATGCCCCCGAAGGCAACAAAAACAAAAACGATTAAGAAAATCGGGTAATGCAATTGCAGGTATTGATCCAGTTGATAACCGAGCCAGGCGAACAACCCTATGGTAACCAAAAGCTGAAGGGCCAGGCTACTGTATTTCAGGTAGCTGTTATATGGTTTTGGCTTCTGTTCCTGCGAGGGATCGTGATGCTCCGAAGCCATTGTTTTCACCTATCTTAATTTCCTTAATGGTGGCACCCATTTTACAACTGCCATTAAAAACTGCTCCCGGCTCAACTACCAGTTTGCCGGTAAAAATATCACCGTGTATAACAGCCGTTGCTTTTAGCAC is part of the Cyclobacteriaceae bacterium genome and harbors:
- a CDS encoding F0F1 ATP synthase subunit B yields the protein MELLTPGTGLIIWQAFVFLLLVLLLARFAWKPILGSLKEREESIKNALETAERARAEMARIQADNEKLFKEAREERDKILKEAREASNRMKDDAQAEAKKAADKIIDDARAAIQVEKQAALKDVRVQVAMFSLQVAEQLMKKNLSSDKAQKELVEGFIKELKLN
- the atpB gene encoding F0F1 ATP synthase subunit A, with protein sequence MSVLTRKFSSFFLTVALVFSVVFSSFSKASGSAEEGGAFNASEVIIHHVLDDHTWHFWDGHYGTLYLPVIVYSAERGLEIFSSKNFYDEHHHVVEYNGYKLDHGHIYLADSGKAVFDISITKNVAMLLINATLLVVVFLSAAKAAKKNSGKAPSGVQSFLEPIIVFVRDEVVKPNIGHHYEKFLPYLLTLFFFILFGNLLGLLPGAGNLTGNIAVTLTLAVFTFILTNVNGNKAYWGHIFWTPGVPLPLRLVILPVEIVGVFTKPISLTIRLFVAITAGHIVLLSLISLAFIFQSIAVGLVSSLIVLFINLIELLVAGIQAYVFTLFTSLYIGMATADHEHH
- a CDS encoding AtpZ/AtpI family protein, giving the protein MKYSSLALQLLVTIGLFAWLGYQLDQYLQLHYPIFLIVFVFVAFGGMMFQLYRSIDKS
- the atpE gene encoding ATP synthase F0 subunit C, with translation MSYAIMGAGIGAGLAAIGAGIGIGKIGGSAMEGMARQPEASGKIQGAMLIIAALIEVAALFALVICLLISFKG